A genomic window from Variovorax paradoxus includes:
- a CDS encoding dienelactone hydrolase family protein encodes MKLLELLHRTARLLTIGCGIALFASQCLAETEVREERLMLPVRVAPDKVELLEAFVVRPVGDGKSPVALIVNGSAGKLDPSQMHADWLSHLAHDFAHRGWLAASVVWRGYGSSTGAVQDKAGSCEAPQVAHYFDAHADDLGQVLNALHSRPDVDPATTLGVGFSIGGASMLDLAARADHPLTAVVNISGGVYHHNATLGVRAPGCDLFDADLVRTMHGFGKTSRVPTLWLYAENDPFFGPKLMERMLAAYRSGGGIADSVLLPPFQKDGHTLFRWQASALTRPEIDRFLRNNRLPAGDRVDLTAFLEGLPPESRQQAMLYFNGAPNEKAMAMSAEGGKIFWAHDPHSLDKARDTTLSYCREKTGQSCRISAENDRLTGS; translated from the coding sequence ATGAAACTACTTGAATTGCTGCACAGAACTGCGCGTCTGCTGACGATCGGCTGCGGGATCGCCCTCTTCGCGTCCCAATGCCTTGCCGAAACCGAAGTGCGTGAAGAGCGGCTCATGCTGCCTGTGCGTGTGGCGCCCGACAAGGTCGAGCTGCTCGAGGCGTTCGTGGTTCGCCCCGTCGGCGACGGAAAGTCTCCGGTGGCGCTCATCGTGAACGGCTCCGCGGGAAAACTCGACCCTTCGCAGATGCATGCCGATTGGCTGTCCCATCTCGCGCATGATTTTGCGCATCGCGGCTGGTTGGCCGCGTCGGTCGTCTGGCGCGGCTATGGCAGCTCGACCGGCGCCGTTCAGGACAAGGCCGGCTCGTGTGAGGCGCCTCAAGTTGCGCATTACTTCGATGCGCATGCCGACGACCTTGGCCAGGTGCTCAATGCACTGCACAGCCGCCCGGACGTTGACCCTGCGACCACGCTCGGTGTCGGCTTTTCGATCGGCGGCGCCTCGATGCTGGACCTGGCGGCTCGAGCGGACCATCCGTTGACGGCCGTGGTGAACATATCGGGCGGTGTCTACCACCACAACGCCACGCTCGGTGTGCGCGCCCCGGGCTGCGATCTCTTCGATGCGGACCTCGTCCGCACCATGCACGGGTTCGGGAAAACGTCGCGGGTGCCAACGCTGTGGCTCTACGCGGAGAACGATCCGTTCTTCGGCCCGAAACTCATGGAACGCATGCTTGCCGCCTATCGCTCAGGCGGCGGCATTGCCGACTCTGTTCTGCTCCCGCCGTTCCAGAAGGACGGGCACACGCTCTTTCGCTGGCAAGCCAGCGCGCTGACGCGGCCGGAAATAGACAGATTTCTTCGAAACAACCGTCTCCCTGCCGGAGATCGCGTGGACCTGACAGCGTTTCTCGAAGGGTTGCCGCCGGAGTCGCGCCAACAGGCGATGCTCTATTTCAACGGAGCGCCCAATGAAAAGGCCATGGCGATGTCGGCAGAAGGCGGGAAAATCTTCTGGGCTCACGACCCCCACTCCCTGGACAAGGCACGAGACACTACCCTTTCTTACTGTCGCGAGAAGACGGGACAGTCGTGCCGAATATCTGCGGAGAACGATCGCCTGACGGGCAGCTAA
- a CDS encoding AraC family transcriptional regulator translates to MAHRIARWTEGAEQVATAIPGLTLYRHDAPTEPTNCMVGPSIALTVQGAKRALLGEHAYSYHSGRFLLAALNLPVVLQAVEARPDRPYLSLVLMLDARSISELVLQAEPPALEGQASLMPGLVLGETTEKFLELFLRLVELLDDPAAVPVLAPMMCKEIFYRLLMSEQGARLWQMASAGSHNQRIARAIEWLKLNFAQPLRIETLAADVQMSPSRFSRHFRALTAMSPLQFQKWLRLNEARRLMLAEGIDASSASFQVGYQSPSQFSREYGRLFGAPPRRDVQDLRQKTRTDAAR, encoded by the coding sequence TTGGCACACCGCATCGCACGCTGGACGGAAGGCGCAGAGCAAGTCGCCACCGCCATTCCGGGCTTGACGCTCTATCGTCACGATGCGCCGACCGAGCCCACGAACTGCATGGTGGGCCCGAGCATTGCGCTGACCGTGCAGGGCGCCAAGCGCGCGTTGCTGGGCGAGCATGCCTACAGCTATCACAGCGGCCGCTTCCTCCTGGCCGCGCTCAACTTGCCTGTGGTGTTGCAGGCAGTGGAGGCGCGCCCCGACCGGCCATATCTGAGCCTGGTGCTGATGCTGGATGCACGCAGCATCTCGGAGCTCGTCCTGCAGGCCGAACCACCGGCGCTGGAGGGGCAGGCGAGCTTGATGCCGGGCCTGGTTTTGGGCGAAACGACGGAGAAGTTCCTCGAACTCTTTCTGCGGCTCGTCGAACTGCTGGACGACCCGGCGGCCGTTCCGGTGCTTGCGCCAATGATGTGCAAGGAGATCTTCTATCGCTTGTTGATGAGCGAGCAGGGCGCGCGGCTGTGGCAGATGGCTTCGGCAGGAAGCCACAACCAGCGCATCGCGCGCGCTATCGAATGGCTGAAGCTGAATTTCGCGCAGCCGCTGCGCATCGAGACGCTTGCGGCCGACGTGCAGATGAGCCCATCGCGCTTCAGTCGACATTTCCGAGCCCTGACGGCCATGAGCCCGCTCCAGTTCCAGAAGTGGCTGCGCCTGAACGAAGCGCGCCGGCTGATGCTGGCCGAAGGTATCGATGCCTCGAGCGCATCGTTCCAGGTGGGGTATCAGAGCCCATCGCAGTTCAGCCGCGAATACGGCCGCCTGTTCGGTGCGCCGCCGCGACGCGATGTCCAGGATCTGCGGCAGAAGACCAGAACCGACGCGGCTCGCTAG
- a CDS encoding DUF1330 domain-containing protein — MMSSTCIKSLSIVALSAAFLSGFAAQSAHAQASTMKSPAYYVSEFEVNDPEGIKPYSAQVDSTFKPFGGHYVVRGGQVNSLEGEPGKRIVMIAFPSLEQAQAWYDSPTYRAIRPIRFKSAKSRVYIVEGAPLVPEQVLR, encoded by the coding sequence ATGATGTCCTCTACCTGCATCAAAAGCCTGTCGATCGTTGCTCTCTCGGCCGCCTTCCTGAGCGGCTTTGCAGCGCAATCCGCGCACGCCCAAGCGTCGACAATGAAGTCACCGGCCTATTACGTCTCGGAGTTCGAGGTCAACGATCCCGAGGGCATCAAGCCCTACAGCGCGCAGGTGGACTCGACCTTCAAGCCTTTCGGCGGGCACTATGTCGTGCGGGGCGGGCAGGTCAACTCACTCGAAGGCGAACCTGGCAAACGCATTGTCATGATCGCCTTTCCCAGCCTCGAGCAGGCACAGGCCTGGTACGACTCGCCAACCTACCGGGCGATCAGGCCCATTCGCTTCAAGTCGGCGAAGTCGCGCGTGTACATCGTCGAGGGGGCTCCGCTTGTGCCAGAACAGGTCCTTCGATAA
- the pheA gene encoding prephenate dehydratase, with protein sequence MKAPYEVACLGPAGTYSEDAAIGYFGAAAKRLLVPSLDEVFAAVEATQSVYGVVAVENSTEGSVARTLDLLAATELKVCGELTLGIHHALMSSAKELVDIHCVRAHAQALAQCLGWLSQNVPHARREAVSSNAEGARMASLDPASAAIASERSALQYGVPVLFADIQDIETNQTRFLILGGEDQGWSDDARTLMIISVANEPGALYKALEPFHRHAISMSRLESRPSRRGVWEYNFYIELVGHRTDPSIAAALSELEKIATVRMLGSFAARAVS encoded by the coding sequence ATGAAAGCCCCGTACGAAGTCGCCTGCCTTGGGCCGGCGGGCACCTATTCGGAAGATGCTGCCATCGGCTATTTCGGGGCCGCGGCCAAGCGCCTGCTGGTGCCTTCGCTCGACGAGGTTTTCGCAGCCGTCGAGGCGACACAAAGCGTATACGGCGTCGTGGCGGTCGAGAACTCCACGGAGGGATCGGTTGCGCGTACGCTGGACTTGTTGGCCGCGACCGAGCTGAAGGTGTGCGGTGAACTGACGCTCGGCATCCACCATGCGCTGATGTCATCGGCGAAGGAGCTCGTCGACATCCATTGCGTGAGGGCCCATGCGCAGGCGCTGGCGCAATGCCTGGGATGGCTCTCGCAAAACGTCCCTCATGCGAGGCGTGAGGCGGTATCGAGCAATGCGGAAGGCGCCCGGATGGCGAGTCTCGACCCGGCGTCCGCGGCAATCGCCAGTGAGCGATCGGCCCTGCAATACGGCGTGCCCGTGTTGTTCGCAGACATCCAGGATATTGAAACCAATCAGACGCGGTTTCTGATCCTTGGCGGAGAAGACCAAGGCTGGTCGGATGACGCGAGGACGTTGATGATCATCTCGGTCGCCAATGAGCCAGGTGCGCTCTACAAGGCCCTGGAGCCCTTCCATCGGCATGCGATTTCGATGTCTCGCCTGGAGTCGAGGCCTTCGCGCCGGGGTGTCTGGGAATACAACTTTTATATCGAGCTTGTGGGACACCGCACAGACCCGTCCATCGCGGCTGCGCTCTCCGAGCTGGAGAAGATTGCGACGGTGCGAATGTTGGGCTCGTTTGCGGCACGCGCTGTCAGCTGA
- a CDS encoding Bug family tripartite tricarboxylate transporter substrate binding protein, producing the protein MFTTTLGRRAAIFGTAALLALPARAEQFPVRPIKIIVAFGAGGTADSITRLYGQKMSELLNTPVIIDNKPGANQINAIRALMASPPDGYTLYAATGSSLVQNPAMRPGLPYDPLKDFTLVGITVTNPGVIFVSPGLPIHNIKELVAYGAANPGKLNYGSAGLGTAGHLAAEALMSATGLQMTHVPYKSDADVIREVMGGSLHLGIMTTLNTVQAVKAGNIRAIAVTAQKRLPYLPDVQALPEAGMKNLGALDPHTFISIVGPAGMKPDVVAKLNEAINKTSAMPDFANRVRTTLNAEPATTTPESFRKFVEAQLVTWREIGKTVKLPE; encoded by the coding sequence ATGTTCACGACGACACTCGGCCGCCGAGCCGCGATCTTCGGTACCGCCGCCCTTCTGGCACTGCCCGCGCGTGCAGAACAGTTTCCCGTGCGGCCCATCAAGATCATCGTTGCCTTCGGCGCAGGAGGCACTGCCGATTCGATCACGCGGCTGTATGGTCAGAAGATGTCCGAGCTGCTCAACACGCCGGTCATCATCGACAACAAGCCTGGAGCCAACCAGATCAACGCCATTCGCGCATTGATGGCCTCGCCGCCGGACGGCTACACGCTGTACGCGGCGACGGGCAGCTCGCTGGTCCAGAACCCCGCGATGCGTCCAGGCCTGCCCTACGACCCATTGAAGGACTTCACCCTCGTCGGGATCACCGTGACAAACCCCGGTGTGATTTTTGTGAGCCCGGGGCTGCCGATCCACAACATCAAGGAACTGGTGGCATACGGCGCGGCAAACCCCGGAAAGCTCAACTACGGCTCCGCCGGATTGGGAACGGCCGGCCATCTGGCTGCCGAGGCGCTGATGAGCGCAACCGGCCTGCAGATGACGCATGTGCCGTACAAGTCCGACGCCGACGTCATCCGCGAAGTGATGGGCGGCAGTTTGCACCTGGGCATCATGACGACCCTCAACACCGTGCAGGCTGTCAAGGCGGGCAACATTCGCGCCATTGCCGTCACCGCCCAGAAGCGCCTGCCCTATCTGCCTGACGTTCAGGCACTGCCTGAAGCGGGAATGAAAAACCTCGGTGCCCTGGACCCGCACACCTTCATCAGCATCGTGGGCCCTGCAGGCATGAAACCCGACGTGGTGGCAAAACTGAACGAGGCGATCAACAAGACATCGGCGATGCCGGATTTTGCGAACCGCGTACGCACCACGCTCAACGCGGAACCCGCGACCACGACGCCCGAGAGTTTCCGCAAGTTCGTCGAAGCGCAGCTGGTGACTTGGCGCGAGATCGGCAAGACGGTGAAGTTGCCCGAATAG
- a CDS encoding putative quinol monooxygenase, with translation MLAGRLPIVGSDGRIRQELARICLSTLSCLRQECRMPFPTLRAPRHFWKLALFGTSLLTLTMCETALAQPASAPLVRFAELDVDKTRLDDFRKAARENAEASKLEPGVLAFHAAAEKDNPGRVRVLEMYVDAQAYEAHVQTPHFRKFRAETDAMMLRRELHEVVPVRLGAKASLSGQPLVRVAELTIDPAQLQAYKDAVTEEIDTSIRIEPGVLAIYAVALKAQPAQLRFFEIYADDAAYRSHIDSPHFKKYVEVTKSMIASRKLIEAQPVALGLPSR, from the coding sequence GTGCTTGCCGGTCGGTTACCCATTGTCGGCAGCGACGGTCGGATCAGGCAAGAACTCGCGCGGATCTGTCTATCGACGCTGTCGTGTTTGCGCCAAGAATGCCGCATGCCATTTCCGACCCTTCGCGCGCCCAGGCATTTCTGGAAGCTCGCACTCTTCGGCACGTCGCTGCTGACGCTGACAATGTGCGAGACCGCGCTCGCCCAACCCGCCTCGGCACCGCTCGTGCGATTTGCAGAACTCGACGTCGACAAGACCCGACTCGACGACTTTCGCAAGGCCGCGCGCGAAAACGCCGAGGCCAGCAAGCTGGAGCCGGGAGTCCTCGCCTTCCACGCCGCGGCGGAAAAAGACAACCCCGGTCGCGTCCGCGTGCTCGAGATGTACGTCGACGCGCAGGCCTACGAGGCTCACGTGCAGACACCGCACTTCCGGAAATTTCGTGCCGAGACCGACGCGATGATGTTGCGCCGCGAACTGCATGAAGTCGTGCCCGTGCGTCTTGGCGCCAAGGCAAGCCTGAGCGGCCAGCCGCTCGTGCGCGTTGCGGAACTCACGATCGATCCAGCCCAGCTCCAGGCCTACAAGGACGCCGTGACGGAGGAAATCGACACGTCGATCCGCATCGAGCCGGGCGTGCTGGCAATCTATGCTGTTGCGCTGAAGGCGCAGCCCGCCCAATTGCGCTTCTTCGAGATCTACGCGGACGATGCGGCGTATCGCTCGCATATCGATTCGCCCCACTTCAAGAAGTACGTCGAGGTCACCAAGTCCATGATCGCCTCGCGCAAGCTCATCGAGGCGCAGCCCGTTGCGCTCGGCCTCCCCTCACGCTGA
- a CDS encoding iron-containing alcohol dehydrogenase family protein — protein MNASLSFQHLAADLRLHCGEDSLAALVKELKRNGCRRAVVVSGRSVSVSPAMDLLRAALGPLLVGESPSVRPNSPVPAVEEAARVLREQEADAVIAVGGGSAAVSARAAAVLLAEQRPAQELCTRRLPSGQFESPRLDAPKLPQFVVPTTPSTAFVKAGSAVHDEATGQRLALFDPKTRARALFLHPAFLRTAPHGLVQGAALNTLSTAVEALESPRCDPISEAMLMHALRLVARHIGRVEPDDIAAREYLVLAAVLCGRGTEQAGGGLASVLAHAIGHRAHASNGIVNAIVLPHTMRFNEPATIATSGRISEALGSAQTSAAEVLERLLAPLPIPHRLREIGLAQLDLDAIANAAMSDFFISRSARRVQGVSDVRGILDAAW, from the coding sequence ATGAACGCCAGTCTCAGCTTTCAGCATCTCGCGGCCGACCTCCGGCTGCATTGCGGCGAGGACAGCCTCGCAGCGTTGGTCAAGGAGCTCAAGCGCAACGGATGCCGTCGCGCGGTGGTGGTGAGCGGCCGCTCGGTGAGCGTGTCGCCCGCGATGGATCTTTTGCGTGCTGCGTTGGGCCCGCTGTTGGTGGGGGAAAGCCCGTCGGTGCGGCCGAACAGCCCCGTGCCCGCGGTCGAGGAGGCTGCCCGCGTGCTGCGCGAACAGGAGGCCGACGCGGTGATCGCCGTCGGTGGTGGTTCGGCCGCCGTCTCGGCGCGTGCCGCGGCGGTTCTTCTGGCGGAGCAGCGCCCGGCGCAGGAACTCTGCACGCGGCGCCTTCCGAGCGGGCAGTTCGAGAGCCCGCGGCTGGACGCGCCCAAGTTGCCGCAGTTCGTCGTTCCGACCACACCGAGCACAGCCTTCGTGAAGGCCGGCAGCGCAGTGCATGACGAGGCCACCGGGCAGCGTCTGGCGCTGTTCGATCCGAAGACACGCGCCAGGGCGCTGTTCCTTCACCCCGCCTTCCTGCGCACGGCACCGCATGGCCTTGTGCAAGGTGCCGCACTCAACACCCTGTCCACCGCCGTGGAAGCGCTCGAGTCGCCCAGATGCGACCCGATTTCCGAAGCGATGCTGATGCACGCACTGCGGCTCGTGGCGCGCCATATCGGTCGAGTGGAACCCGACGACATCGCCGCGCGTGAATACCTCGTCCTTGCGGCAGTACTGTGCGGTCGCGGCACCGAGCAGGCGGGGGGAGGGCTGGCTTCGGTGCTCGCACATGCCATCGGGCACCGCGCGCACGCATCGAACGGCATCGTCAACGCGATCGTGTTGCCGCACACGATGCGCTTCAATGAGCCCGCCACGATAGCGACCTCGGGCCGCATTTCCGAAGCCCTGGGAAGCGCGCAAACCAGTGCCGCCGAAGTGCTGGAAAGGCTGCTCGCGCCGCTGCCGATTCCGCATCGGCTTCGCGAGATCGGGCTGGCGCAGCTGGACCTGGATGCCATCGCCAACGCGGCGATGTCGGACTTCTTCATCAGTCGCAGCGCGCGGCGCGTGCAGGGCGTGTCGGACGTGCGCGGCATTCTCGACGCCGCATGGTAA
- a CDS encoding SGNH/GDSL hydrolase family protein: MPRERRLFFKALSGAAFAASALFGCASFDGPPSKPHATWTASPSDYNAVPSTTGVAPIPATFADTTLRHTMMTSLGGDRVRVRFSNLFGKNALRIDGAHIAGSAGGAAIEPASDRPITVAGQPSFSVPAGAERWSDPVALGLPANASVAVSVHVSGPTPVTTYHALGRQTTYVAKGNQLGAATVSAASTQQSYYWINGIDVYSRQNANVLVAFGDSITDGFNSTVDTSKRYPNVLARRFAADAAARPVSVVNAGISGNRVLTDTAGPKGIGRFERDVLGQSGVTHAIILLGINDLGYCGRFGAAQCVSAEQVTAGLASLVAKAKERGVKIHLATLTPFKGAAFPGYYNDEAERKRQEVNAWIRGNAGVDGIVDFDRALQDPADPQRLRPAWDSGDHLHPNDAGYEAMANAIDLSRFR; the protein is encoded by the coding sequence ATGCCTCGGGAACGCCGCTTGTTCTTCAAGGCGCTGAGCGGCGCCGCATTTGCCGCAAGCGCGTTGTTCGGCTGCGCCAGCTTCGATGGCCCGCCATCCAAGCCGCATGCGACGTGGACCGCATCGCCATCGGACTACAACGCGGTTCCAAGCACCACCGGAGTCGCTCCCATCCCCGCCACCTTCGCCGACACGACATTGCGCCACACGATGATGACGTCGCTCGGCGGCGACCGGGTGCGCGTGCGTTTCTCGAACCTGTTCGGCAAGAATGCACTGCGCATCGACGGTGCGCACATCGCCGGCAGCGCCGGCGGCGCGGCCATCGAGCCCGCATCGGACCGACCGATCACGGTCGCCGGACAGCCTTCGTTCAGCGTGCCGGCCGGCGCCGAGAGGTGGAGCGATCCCGTGGCCCTCGGTCTGCCGGCGAACGCCAGCGTCGCCGTCAGCGTCCATGTCTCGGGCCCCACGCCGGTGACCACCTATCACGCCCTTGGCCGGCAGACGACCTACGTGGCCAAAGGCAATCAGCTCGGGGCGGCAACGGTTTCAGCCGCCAGCACGCAACAGAGCTACTACTGGATCAACGGCATCGACGTCTACAGCCGGCAGAACGCCAACGTGCTTGTCGCATTCGGCGATTCGATCACCGACGGCTTCAATTCCACCGTCGATACGAGCAAGCGCTACCCCAACGTGCTCGCCCGGCGCTTCGCTGCCGATGCCGCAGCCAGACCCGTGAGCGTGGTCAACGCAGGCATCTCCGGCAACCGGGTGTTGACCGATACCGCCGGTCCAAAGGGAATCGGCCGTTTCGAGCGCGACGTGCTCGGACAAAGCGGCGTCACGCACGCGATCATCCTGCTCGGCATCAACGACCTCGGTTACTGCGGGCGGTTTGGCGCGGCTCAATGCGTCAGTGCCGAACAGGTCACCGCTGGCCTGGCCTCGTTGGTCGCGAAGGCGAAGGAGCGTGGCGTGAAGATCCATCTCGCAACACTCACGCCGTTCAAGGGCGCCGCCTTCCCCGGCTACTACAACGACGAGGCAGAGCGCAAGCGCCAGGAGGTCAATGCCTGGATCCGCGGCAACGCGGGCGTCGATGGCATCGTCGACTTCGACCGCGCTTTGCAAGACCCGGCCGATCCACAGAGACTGCGGCCCGCCTGGGACAGCGGCGACCATCTGCATCCCAACGACGCCGGCTACGAGGCAATGGCCAACGCGATCGATCTGTCGCGGTTCAGATAG
- a CDS encoding NAD(P)-dependent oxidoreductase produces the protein MSNQVRAKTVAFIGLGMMGGPMAENLLKKGHPLVVYDIDERKVRRFVELGAQAATGPADAARQAGILISMVDTTAQAEEVIAGPDGFVRSVQSGDVILSMSTIDLTALRRLHPRLAAMGVQLLDAPVTGMEKGAKEGTLNAYVGGDAAALERVLPVLQSMASKVTHFGAIGQGLAMKLINNMLFQVNRVLIIEGLALGAKAGLDPQQMFETISGATGNSVAFQYSAPRILKREFDGIRMDITYKDVELQTQLAKSLGMPMFMANAALQVYQMARAQGLGDKDGVAVVQMYEQWTGAPVEGRK, from the coding sequence ATGAGCAATCAAGTGCGAGCGAAGACCGTCGCCTTCATAGGACTTGGAATGATGGGCGGCCCGATGGCCGAGAACCTGCTGAAGAAGGGCCATCCACTCGTGGTCTACGACATCGACGAGCGCAAGGTCAGGCGCTTCGTCGAGCTGGGTGCTCAGGCGGCCACCGGGCCGGCCGATGCGGCGCGGCAGGCAGGCATCCTCATTTCCATGGTCGACACCACGGCGCAGGCCGAAGAGGTCATCGCAGGCCCTGACGGCTTTGTCCGGTCGGTCCAGTCGGGCGACGTGATCCTGAGCATGAGCACGATCGATCTGACCGCCTTGCGGCGCCTGCACCCGAGGCTTGCGGCCATGGGGGTGCAACTGCTGGATGCGCCGGTCACCGGCATGGAAAAAGGTGCGAAGGAGGGCACGCTCAACGCCTACGTTGGCGGCGACGCCGCAGCGCTCGAGCGGGTGCTGCCCGTGCTGCAGTCCATGGCCTCCAAGGTCACGCACTTCGGTGCCATCGGACAGGGCCTGGCGATGAAGCTGATCAACAACATGCTGTTCCAGGTGAACCGCGTGCTGATCATCGAGGGGCTGGCGCTCGGCGCCAAGGCGGGCCTGGACCCGCAGCAGATGTTCGAAACCATCAGCGGCGCGACCGGCAACAGCGTCGCCTTCCAGTACTCCGCGCCGCGGATTCTCAAGCGAGAATTCGACGGCATCCGCATGGACATCACCTACAAGGACGTGGAATTGCAGACTCAGCTTGCCAAGTCGCTCGGCATGCCCATGTTCATGGCTAACGCGGCGCTGCAGGTCTACCAGATGGCGCGGGCCCAGGGCCTGGGCGACAAGGACGGCGTTGCCGTCGTGCAGATGTACGAGCAATGGACTGGCGCGCCAGTCGAAGGACGCAAGTAA
- a CDS encoding amidohydrolase family protein produces the protein MDTPTQASPATSVFSETQRPNEEWLARHKPEPALEPDLPIIDPHLHFWHHKSGYRYFVEEFARDCAESGHNIEATVFVECNAMYRSGGPEHLKAVGETEFAAGMAAMAASGKYTRARAAAGIVAYADLTLDEGLLRETLQAHRDAGNGRLRGIRQRAKWDADPVVAGPVRAGKRGLFLEPEFRRGIALLEKMGLSFDASIFHPQLPDVVSLARAHPDASIVVIHTASPLGIGSYAGQEKQVHADWLAGMKELARCPNVSIKMGGLLMCLGNFDFSKADAPPTSEQLATLWRPYIEDCVELFGADRCMVSSNFPVEKAGVTYDVTWNMFKRLTARCSPDEKRKLFADTARRVYRID, from the coding sequence ATGGACACCCCTACCCAGGCTTCCCCGGCCACATCCGTCTTCAGCGAGACGCAGCGGCCGAACGAGGAGTGGCTGGCCCGGCACAAGCCGGAGCCGGCGCTCGAGCCCGATTTGCCCATCATCGATCCGCACCTGCACTTCTGGCATCACAAGAGCGGCTACCGCTACTTCGTGGAAGAGTTCGCGCGCGACTGCGCAGAGTCCGGCCACAACATCGAGGCAACGGTATTCGTCGAGTGCAACGCGATGTACCGCTCGGGAGGGCCCGAGCACCTCAAGGCCGTCGGCGAAACGGAATTCGCAGCCGGCATGGCTGCCATGGCGGCGAGCGGCAAGTACACCCGTGCGCGCGCTGCCGCCGGCATCGTCGCCTATGCCGACCTCACGCTGGATGAGGGACTGCTGCGCGAAACGCTCCAGGCGCATCGGGACGCCGGCAACGGCCGGTTGCGCGGCATCCGCCAGCGCGCCAAGTGGGACGCCGACCCCGTGGTCGCCGGGCCGGTGCGCGCCGGCAAGCGTGGCCTGTTCCTCGAGCCCGAGTTCCGCCGCGGGATCGCGCTGCTGGAGAAGATGGGGCTGTCCTTCGATGCCAGCATTTTTCATCCGCAGTTGCCGGACGTGGTTTCGCTCGCGCGCGCTCATCCTGACGCCAGCATCGTGGTGATCCATACCGCAAGCCCACTGGGCATCGGCTCCTATGCCGGCCAGGAGAAGCAGGTGCATGCGGACTGGCTTGCCGGCATGAAGGAGCTCGCGCGATGCCCCAACGTCAGCATCAAGATGGGTGGCCTCCTGATGTGCCTGGGCAACTTCGATTTCAGCAAGGCGGACGCTCCGCCCACTTCTGAGCAACTGGCCACGCTCTGGCGCCCCTACATCGAGGACTGCGTCGAACTCTTCGGCGCCGACCGCTGCATGGTCTCGTCGAACTTTCCGGTCGAGAAAGCCGGTGTCACCTACGACGTGACCTGGAACATGTTCAAGCGGCTCACCGCCAGATGCTCGCCCGACGAGAAGCGCAAGTTGTTTGCAGACACCGCAAGGCGGGTCTACCGCATCGACTGA
- a CDS encoding TetR/AcrR family transcriptional regulator — protein MQKAEIAKKAETRLKGPRRTHAERSTETRQKLCEAALQLLSELGYERVTTALIAQRAAVSKGAQTHHFPAKADVLAGAFEHLLTGWKERRAHFWQEQGGTSTLDTALRYLWHEVFSRPDYIAAVELMLAARHDSQLRDKLQAQLATWTVARDDMFRRATGLDGDLEKTSTFLSLNYCVLRGMAIYDGINERSDNGPVLELWISMAKNHIQSEARL, from the coding sequence ATGCAAAAAGCAGAGATCGCTAAAAAAGCAGAGACTCGTCTCAAGGGGCCGCGGCGTACCCACGCCGAGCGAAGCACCGAAACCAGGCAGAAGCTGTGCGAGGCAGCCCTTCAATTGCTCAGCGAGCTTGGCTACGAGCGCGTCACGACCGCGCTGATCGCCCAACGTGCAGCAGTCTCGAAAGGCGCCCAAACGCACCACTTTCCGGCAAAGGCCGATGTTCTGGCCGGGGCATTCGAACATCTTCTGACTGGCTGGAAGGAGCGTCGCGCTCACTTCTGGCAAGAACAGGGCGGCACATCAACCCTTGACACCGCGCTTCGATACCTTTGGCACGAGGTCTTCAGTCGACCGGACTACATCGCGGCCGTCGAGCTCATGCTTGCGGCACGTCATGACTCACAACTGCGTGACAAACTACAAGCTCAACTCGCGACCTGGACCGTCGCGCGCGATGACATGTTCCGTAGAGCGACGGGACTTGATGGCGACCTCGAGAAGACTTCGACATTCCTGAGCCTCAACTACTGTGTGCTTCGAGGGATGGCAATCTATGACGGCATCAACGAGCGCTCTGACAACGGGCCAGTCCTGGAGCTTTGGATCTCGATGGCCAAGAATCACATCCAATCTGAAGCGCGGCTCTAG